Proteins co-encoded in one Metabacillus sp. KUDC1714 genomic window:
- a CDS encoding CoxG family protein: MPSELYKVEVNIPIQSIWDFVSVMDNWAPLVPGYIEHEILNDSESIWKFKTDLGVIKKKVELKVDITDWIKPKKVIFNLTGINEKMTGKGYFEAQIIDTNNTLMTGYLEITPEGKMAKLINSKLKKNLNELTKELTEAIIAKIKEDEHAIR, from the coding sequence ATGCCAAGTGAGTTATATAAAGTTGAAGTTAATATTCCGATCCAATCAATATGGGACTTTGTAAGTGTAATGGACAATTGGGCACCTCTTGTACCTGGATATATTGAGCATGAGATTTTAAATGATAGCGAGTCAATTTGGAAGTTCAAAACTGATTTAGGGGTTATTAAGAAGAAGGTAGAATTAAAAGTTGATATCACAGATTGGATTAAACCTAAAAAGGTTATTTTTAATCTAACTGGTATCAATGAAAAAATGACTGGAAAAGGTTATTTCGAAGCACAAATAATTGATACGAACAACACTCTGATGACTGGGTATCTAGAAATCACACCTGAAGGCAAAATGGCGAAATTAATTAATTCTAAGCTTAAGAAAAATTTAAATGAATTGACCAAGGAATTGACTGAAGCGATAATAGCTAAAATAAAAGAAGATGAACATGCGATAAGATAG